Proteins co-encoded in one Sebastes fasciatus isolate fSebFas1 chromosome 11, fSebFas1.pri, whole genome shotgun sequence genomic window:
- the LOC141776347 gene encoding M1-specific T cell receptor alpha chain-like, with the protein MIFGSGTKLHVNDKELYEPSFYKLSEGGTTACLATGFSRLQAANFTHNDIFNKKSAVRIGDDSLFNQVALLSKDDEYKCQQAEDGAASELCEDTLEPDAKVNLMSLTILGLRLLFLKTIVFNVLLTLRLWISH; encoded by the exons aagAGTTGTACGAGCCGTCCTTCTACAAGCTGTCAGAGGGTGGGACCACAGCATGTCTGGCCACCGGCTTCAGCCGACTGCAGGCAGCAAACTTTACACATAATGACATCTTCAACAAGAAGAGTGCCGTCCGAATAGGCGATGATTCGCTGTTCAACCAGGTGGCTTTGTTGTCTAAAGACGATGAGTACAAATGTCAACAAG CTGAAGATGGAGCTGCGTCTGAACTGTGTGAAGACACTCTGGAACCAG ATGCCAAGGTGAACCTGATGTCTCTGACCATCCTGGGCCTCAGGCTGCTGTTCCTCAAGACCATCGTCTTCAACGTCCTGTTGACCCTTCGTCTGTGGATCAGTCACT